A section of the Drosophila sechellia strain sech25 chromosome 3L, ASM438219v1, whole genome shotgun sequence genome encodes:
- the LOC6610933 gene encoding solute carrier family 22 member 13, with the protein MPPRDCEKYENFLLFIGDFGPFQKRLLFWMMPAAFLFAFTYFGQIFMILLPKNHWCRVRELKGLPESEQKNRGIPKKQDGSFENCFMYNEPYDSNETNDATRSQIPCNNGWIYDRKEVPYESIATEYNWVCDKRDFGTYSVVVYFVGCIVGCLCFGFITDHSGRLPALFLANSCSMIGGCVSVVCKGFPCFAASRFVAGLSMNYCFVPIYILTLENVGIKYRTLVGNLALTFSFTLGACLLPWLAYVISNWRHYAMVVALPIILMILTSLLAPESPSWLMSVGKLDRCMKVLKEAAKANGKTISEDVWSEMRECFELKFANEQLGKQYTSLDLFKTFPRFVVLTILIVTWMVVALAYDAHVRVVEILDTDVFITFSLSSLVEIPAGIVPMLLLDRIGRKPVMSAVMLLCATSSLFVGLLKGHWDASTAAIAARFFATMAYNVGQQWASEILPTVLRGQGLAIINIMGQMGALTSPLVLSTHRYYPPLPMFIITSVSVIGASIILFLPETRGVKMPQTLDEAEKRWTLRCRDREINEDL; encoded by the exons ATGCCCCCCAGAGATTGTGAAAAGTATGAGAACTTCTTGCTGTTCATTGGGGACTTTGGTCCCTTTCAGAAGCGACTGCTGTTTTGGATGATGCCCGCCGCCTTTCTGTTCGCATTCACCTACTTTGGTCAGATATTCATGATACTGTTGCCAAAGAATCACTGGTGCAGAGTACGAGAACTGAAGGGACTGCCGGAAAGTGAACAAAAGAATCGGGGAATTCCCAAAAAGCAGGATGGCAGTTTCGAGAATTGTTTTATGTACAATGAGCCATACGACTCAAATGAGACAAACGATGCGACAAGGAGCCAGATTCCCTGCAACAATGGTTGGATTTATGATCGCAAGGAGGTGCCCTACGAGTCCATCGCCACCGAGTACAATTGGGTGTGCGACAAAAGGGATTTCGGGACATATAGTGTCGTTGTCTACTTTGTGGGCTGCATTGTGGGTTGCCTGTGCTTTGGATTCATCACCGATCATTCCGGTCGCCTGCCTGCCCTATTCCTGGCCAACTCCTGCTCCATGATCGGCGGTTGCGTGAGCGTAGTCTGCAAGGGCTTTCCCTGCTTTGCTGCCAGCCGATTTGTGGCTGGACTGTCAATGAACTACTGCTTCGTTCCCATTTATATTCTAA CTTTGGAGAACGTTGGCATCAAGTATCGCACACTGGTGGGGAACTTAGCTCTCACATTCTCCTTCACCTTGGGCGCCTGCTTACTTCCCTGGCTGGCCTATGTCATCAGTAATTGGAGGCACTATGCCATGGTCGTTGCCCTGCCTATTATATTAATGATATTGACCAGCTTGCTGGCTCCAGAGTCACCAAG TTGGCTCATGTCGGTGGGTAAATTGGACCGGTGTATGAAAGTGCTGAAAGAAGCGGCCAAAGCCAATGGGAAAACCATTTCCGAAGATGTTTGGTCCGAGATGCGGGAATGCTTTGAACTTAAATTTGCGAACGAGCAATTGGGAAAGCAATACACCAGCCTGGATCTCTTTAAGACATTTCCCAGGTTCGTCGTACTTACGATTTTGATCGTCACTTGGATGGTTGTGGCCCTAGCGTACGATGCCCATGTTCGGGTCGTCGAAATCCTGGACACCGATGTATTTATAACCTTTTCCCTTTCCTCGCTCGTTGAAATTCCTGCTGGAATCGTGCCAATGCTTTTGCTAGATCGAATTGGTCGCAAGCCCGTTATGTCGGCTGTAATGCTATTGTGTGCAACGTCCAGTCTCTTCGTTGGCCTTCTAAAAGGACATTGGGATGCCTCAACGGCCGCGATTGCAGCCAGATTTTTCGCCACAATGGCCTACAATGTGGGTCAACAGTGGGCCTCTGAGATACTGCCAACCGTGCTGCGCGGCCAGGGACTGGCTATCATCAACATTATGGGTCAGATGGGTGCCCTAACCTCACCTCTTGTACTCAGCACCCACCGCTACTATCCTCCGTTGCCCATGTTTATTATCACATCGGTGTCCGTGATAGGCGCTTCGATAATCTTGTTTCTGCCGGAGACCAGGGGAGTTAAGATGCCACAAACGTTAGATGAGGCGGAAAAGCGGTGGACGTTACGTTGTAGAGATCGTGAAATAAACGAGGatctttaa